The following nucleotide sequence is from Streptomyces sp. HUAS CB01.
GACCAGCGAGATCCACGGCGGCCGGCCGTACCCGACCGTGAGCACCAGCACCGCGCCGAGGCCGATGCCGACGGCCGCCCACTGCGCGGGCCGCAGCCGCTCCTTGAGCAGCAGCACTCCCATCGCGATGGTGACCAGGGGGTTGATGAAGTAGCCCAGTGAGGCCTCCACCACCTGGCCGGCGTTGACGGCCCAGATGTAGACACCCCAGTTCACCGTGATCACGGTGGCGGCGAGGGTGATCAGGCCGAGCTTGCGCGGGTCGCGCAGCAGGGGGCGCAGCCATCCCCAACGGCGCAGCACCAGCAGGGCGATGCCGACGACCGCCAGCGACCAGACCATGCGATGGGCCAGGATCTCGACGGCGCTCGCCGGCTTCAGCAGCGGCCAGAAGAGCGGGACGAGGCCCCACATCCCGTAGGCACCCATCCCGTAGAGCAGGCCCATGCGCTGCTCGTTGTCCGCCTTCACTGGCCCTCCTGCCGCCCTGCCCCGCGTTGTCCTGGTCGAAGGTAGCGCCGAGCAGGGCGGACTGTCATGTCCGTATTGCTATACGGTCATGACGACCCGGTCAGCGGTGCGCGAGGGCGGCCGCGACGGTCTCCGCGAGCGGGGTGGTCGGCCGGCCGATGAGGCGGGCCAGATCCCCGTCGCCGCGGGCCAGCAGGCCGCGCTCGATCGCGCGGTCCACGTCGACGAGGATCGCGGCGAAGGGGGCGGGGACGCCGGCGCCGGTCAGGATCTCCAGGTGCGTCTCGGCGGGGACGTTCCGGTGGACGATGTCCTTGCCCGAGTGCTTCGCGACCTCGGCCGCGTACTCGGCCAGGGACCAGGCCGTGTCGCCGCTGAGCTCGTAGGCCCGGCCGAGATGGCCGTCCCCGGTGAGGACGGCGGCCGCTGCGGCGGCGTAGTCGGCGCGGGAGGCGGAGGCGATCCGGCCCTCACCCGCGCTGGCGACGACCGCGCCGTGCTCCAGGACCGGGCCGAGCTGCTCCGTGTAGTTCTCGGTGTACCAGCCGTTGCGCAGGAAGGTGTGGGGCAGGCCGGAGTCGAGGATCGCCCGCTCGGTCGCCTTGTGCTCCTCGGCGAGCTCGAAGTCCGCCTCGGGGCCGCCGAGGACGCCCGTGTACGCGAGCTGCGCGACACCCGCGGCCCGGGCGGCGGCGATGACGGCCGTGTGCTGCGGGACCCGCCGTCCCACCTCGTTCCCGGAGACCAGCAGGACCCGGTCGCCGGCGCGGAAGACGCCGGTGAGCGTCGCGGGGTCGTCGTAGTCGGCGAGGCGCAGCTCGACCCCACGTGCCGCGAGGTCCGCGGCCTTTTCCTTGTCGCGTACCACCGCGGCGATGCCGGCGGCGGGCACACCCGTCTCGAGGAGGCGCTCGACGACGAGGCGGCCGAGACGTCCGGTGGCTCCGGTGACGACGATGCTCATGAGGGTTCTCCGTTCCCTGGGGGCTTCGGCATCGACGCTACGGTGAGCGCTAACCATTCGAAAGTACCCACTTTGAAGTAAGGTACTGGTATGAGCGTGAGCCCGCAGGTCGTCGGCAGCCCCGTGCGGAGGCCCGATGTGAACGAGAAGCTGTGCCCGTCCCGGGTGGTCCTGGAGCACGTCACCAGCCGGTGGGGCGTCCTGGTGCTGGCCGCGTTGCTGGAGCGCTCGTACCGCTTCAGCGAACTGCGCCGAGCCATCGGCGGGGTGAGCGAGAAGATGCTGGCGCAGACCCTGCAGACCCTGGAGCGCGACGGCTTCGTGCACCGCGACGCCAAGCCCGTCATCCCGCCGCGGGTCGACTACTCCCTCACGGACCTCGGCCGCGAGGCCGGCGAGCAGGTGTGGGCGCTCGCGCGGTGGACCGAGCGACGGCTCGACGACGTGGAGCGGGCACGCGCCGAGTACGACGGGGCCCGGACCTCCTGAGCGGAGGTCCGGGCCCGTGTCCGGAAGCGGGGCCGTG
It contains:
- a CDS encoding NAD(P)H-binding protein, with the translated sequence MSIVVTGATGRLGRLVVERLLETGVPAAGIAAVVRDKEKAADLAARGVELRLADYDDPATLTGVFRAGDRVLLVSGNEVGRRVPQHTAVIAAARAAGVAQLAYTGVLGGPEADFELAEEHKATERAILDSGLPHTFLRNGWYTENYTEQLGPVLEHGAVVASAGEGRIASASRADYAAAAAAVLTGDGHLGRAYELSGDTAWSLAEYAAEVAKHSGKDIVHRNVPAETHLEILTGAGVPAPFAAILVDVDRAIERGLLARGDGDLARLIGRPTTPLAETVAAALAHR
- a CDS encoding winged helix-turn-helix transcriptional regulator, yielding MSVSPQVVGSPVRRPDVNEKLCPSRVVLEHVTSRWGVLVLAALLERSYRFSELRRAIGGVSEKMLAQTLQTLERDGFVHRDAKPVIPPRVDYSLTDLGREAGEQVWALARWTERRLDDVERARAEYDGARTS